A DNA window from Gasterosteus aculeatus chromosome 16, fGasAcu3.hap1.1, whole genome shotgun sequence contains the following coding sequences:
- the LOC120834232 gene encoding thioredoxin domain-containing protein 6 isoform X5 gives MVAVLRGANAPLLQRMIVEELAHEKSVLERGGERKTVKDDGLKDAEEKDEEESPQQSENDESLIVPASKSYTVAIIKPDAVAHGKANEIIMKIQDAGFEILAHEERTLTEVEAQDFYRHRAEEAGFEDLVQFMSSGPSHVLVLSRVEGSAGVVPAWRELIGPTDIEEARRDKPQSLRAQYGTQTLFNAVHGSEDTDQASRELAFFFPNFRTASVTEQDGEEERVERTLALIRPDVARDNREEILAQIHRSGFTVALKREVMLTEEQVKQFYFQHVEEDYFPALLQSMTSGPVLALALAKRGAVHHWKNILGPADVNKAREESPECLRAQFAVENEPINQLHGSESHKEAKREIDFFFPKQRTLAVIKPDAMNQHGGSSPENILEEIRGSGFSVTQLKEMVLSREMAEQFYKEHREKPFFGQLVEFMCRGPCMMLVLTKENAVEDWRAAMGPSDPDQAKTISPNSLRARFASDILHNAVHGSSDEQHAEEKIRFIFGDNCTELAGDGETDTSSLEKETDDSANEDTRNSRCSTGEMSDNLPEGETTNLNLRSPPAGGDNTQTESAVLAQ, from the exons ATGGTGGCTGTGCTGCGAGGGGCCAACGCTCCTCTCCTACAGAGGATGATTGTGGAGGAACTGGCCCACGAGAAGTCGGTTCTGGAGCGCGGTGGTGAACGCAAAACG GTTAAAGATGATGGTCTGAAGGATGCTgaggagaaggacgaggaggagtcACCACAGCAGTCAGAAAATGACGAAAGCTTAATTG TTCCCGCCAGTAAATCCTACACAGTTGCCATCATCAAACCAGATGCTGTTGCTCACGGCAAAGCAAATGAGATCATTATGAAG ATTCAAGATGCTGGGTTTGAGATCCTGGCCCACGAGGAACGCACCCTGACTGAGGTTGAGGCTCAAGACTTTTACCGACACAGAGCAGAAGAG GCTGGCTTTGAAGACTTGGTGCAGTTTATGTCCAGCGGTCCGTCCCATGTTCTGGTGCTCTCTCGGGTCGAGGGCTCGGCTGGTGTTGTGCCAGCGTGGCGAGAGCTGATTGGCCCAACTGACATAGAGGAAGCTAGGAGAGATAAACCACAAAG CTTGCGGGCACAATACGGCACGCAGACGCTGTTCAACGCGGTGCACGGTAGTGAGGACACGGACCAGGCCAGCAGGGAGCTGGCCTTCTTTTTCCCAAACTTCAGGACGGCCTCAGTGACGGAGCAGGATGGGGAGGAAGAGCGTGTGGAGAGGACACTGGCTCTCATCCGGCCTGACGTTGCCAGAGATAACAGAG AGGAGATCTTGGCTCAAATCCACAGGTCAGGCTTCACCGTGGCGCTCAAACGGGAGGTGATGTTGACAGAGGAGCAGGTCAAACAATTTTACTTCCAACATGTTGAGGAGGACTACTTCCCTGCTTTGCTCCAGAGCATGACCAG tgggCCAGTGTTGGCTTTGGCTCTGGCCAAAAGGGGGGCTGTGCATCACTGGAAGAACATCCTTGGTCCCGCTGATGTTAATAAAGCCAGAGAGGAGAGTCCTGAATG TCTGAGGGCCCAGTTTGCTGTGGAGAACGAGCCGATCAACCAGCTGCATGGCAGCGAAAGTCACAAAGAGGCCAAACGAGAGATCGACTTCTTCTTCCCTAAACAGCGCACGCTGGCAGTGATCAAACCCGATGCCATGAATCAGCACGGAGGTTCTTCTCCTG AAAATATTTTGGAGGAGATCCGAGGCAGCGGTTTCTCCGTAACGCAGCTGAAGGAGATGGTGCTGTCGAGGGAGATGGCCGAGCAGTTTTACAAGGAGCACCGAGAGAAGCCTTTCTTCGGCCAACTGGTGGAATTCATGTGTCG GGGCCCCTGTATGATGCTCGTACTGACCAAGGAAAACGCAGTGGAGGACTGGAGGGCCGCCATGGGCCCTTCAGACCCTGATCAAGCTAAGACGATATCCCCAAACTCCCTGAGAGCCCGCTTTGCCTCCGACATCCTCCACAACGCCGTGCACGGCTCCTCCGATGAGCAGCACGCAGAGGAAAAGATCCGTTTCATCTTTGGTGACAACTGCACGGAGCTCGccggtgatggagagactgacACATCCAGTTTGG AAAAAGAGACAGACGATTCTGCAAATGAAGACACAAGAAACTCAAGATGTTCAACTGGAGAAATGTCTGACAACCTTCCCGAAG GTGAAACCACGAACTTGAATCTGCGCAGCCCGCCGGCAGGAGGTGACAACACGCAAACTGAATCGGCGGTCTTAGCACAGTAG
- the LOC120834232 gene encoding thioredoxin domain-containing protein 6 isoform X6, producing the protein MVAVLRGANAPLLQRMIVEELAHEKSVLERGGERKTVKDDGLKDAEEKDEEESPQQSENDESLIVPASKSYTVAIIKPDAVAHGKANEIIMKIQDAGFEILAHEERTLTEVEAQDFYRHRAEEAGFEDLVQFMSSGPSHVLVLSRVEGSAGVVPAWRELIGPTDIEEARRDKPQSLRAQYGTQTLFNAVHGSEDTDQASRELAFFFPNFRTASVTEQDGEEERVERTLALIRPDVARDNREEILAQIHRSGFTVALKREVMLTEEQVKQFYFQHVEEDYFPALLQSMTSGPVLALALAKRGAVHHWKNILGPADVNKAREESPECLRAQFAVENEPINQLHGSESHKEAKREIDFFFPKQRTLAVIKPDAMNQHGENILEEIRGSGFSVTQLKEMVLSREMAEQFYKEHREKPFFGQLVEFMCRGPCMMLVLTKENAVEDWRAAMGPSDPDQAKTISPNSLRARFASDILHNAVHGSSDEQHAEEKIRFIFGDNCTELAGDGETDTSSLEKETDDSANEDTRNSRCSTGEMSDNLPEGETTNLNLRSPPAGGDNTQTESAVLAQ; encoded by the exons ATGGTGGCTGTGCTGCGAGGGGCCAACGCTCCTCTCCTACAGAGGATGATTGTGGAGGAACTGGCCCACGAGAAGTCGGTTCTGGAGCGCGGTGGTGAACGCAAAACG GTTAAAGATGATGGTCTGAAGGATGCTgaggagaaggacgaggaggagtcACCACAGCAGTCAGAAAATGACGAAAGCTTAATTG TTCCCGCCAGTAAATCCTACACAGTTGCCATCATCAAACCAGATGCTGTTGCTCACGGCAAAGCAAATGAGATCATTATGAAG ATTCAAGATGCTGGGTTTGAGATCCTGGCCCACGAGGAACGCACCCTGACTGAGGTTGAGGCTCAAGACTTTTACCGACACAGAGCAGAAGAG GCTGGCTTTGAAGACTTGGTGCAGTTTATGTCCAGCGGTCCGTCCCATGTTCTGGTGCTCTCTCGGGTCGAGGGCTCGGCTGGTGTTGTGCCAGCGTGGCGAGAGCTGATTGGCCCAACTGACATAGAGGAAGCTAGGAGAGATAAACCACAAAG CTTGCGGGCACAATACGGCACGCAGACGCTGTTCAACGCGGTGCACGGTAGTGAGGACACGGACCAGGCCAGCAGGGAGCTGGCCTTCTTTTTCCCAAACTTCAGGACGGCCTCAGTGACGGAGCAGGATGGGGAGGAAGAGCGTGTGGAGAGGACACTGGCTCTCATCCGGCCTGACGTTGCCAGAGATAACAGAG AGGAGATCTTGGCTCAAATCCACAGGTCAGGCTTCACCGTGGCGCTCAAACGGGAGGTGATGTTGACAGAGGAGCAGGTCAAACAATTTTACTTCCAACATGTTGAGGAGGACTACTTCCCTGCTTTGCTCCAGAGCATGACCAG tgggCCAGTGTTGGCTTTGGCTCTGGCCAAAAGGGGGGCTGTGCATCACTGGAAGAACATCCTTGGTCCCGCTGATGTTAATAAAGCCAGAGAGGAGAGTCCTGAATG TCTGAGGGCCCAGTTTGCTGTGGAGAACGAGCCGATCAACCAGCTGCATGGCAGCGAAAGTCACAAAGAGGCCAAACGAGAGATCGACTTCTTCTTCCCTAAACAGCGCACGCTGGCAGTGATCAAACCCGATGCCATGAATCAGCACGGAG AAAATATTTTGGAGGAGATCCGAGGCAGCGGTTTCTCCGTAACGCAGCTGAAGGAGATGGTGCTGTCGAGGGAGATGGCCGAGCAGTTTTACAAGGAGCACCGAGAGAAGCCTTTCTTCGGCCAACTGGTGGAATTCATGTGTCG GGGCCCCTGTATGATGCTCGTACTGACCAAGGAAAACGCAGTGGAGGACTGGAGGGCCGCCATGGGCCCTTCAGACCCTGATCAAGCTAAGACGATATCCCCAAACTCCCTGAGAGCCCGCTTTGCCTCCGACATCCTCCACAACGCCGTGCACGGCTCCTCCGATGAGCAGCACGCAGAGGAAAAGATCCGTTTCATCTTTGGTGACAACTGCACGGAGCTCGccggtgatggagagactgacACATCCAGTTTGG AAAAAGAGACAGACGATTCTGCAAATGAAGACACAAGAAACTCAAGATGTTCAACTGGAGAAATGTCTGACAACCTTCCCGAAG GTGAAACCACGAACTTGAATCTGCGCAGCCCGCCGGCAGGAGGTGACAACACGCAAACTGAATCGGCGGTCTTAGCACAGTAG
- the marchf4b gene encoding E3 ubiquitin-protein ligase MARCHF4, with amino-acid sequence MLRSPGMLKSRCCVLLGDLRLLLLGPPTPLPPLTPMSVQGTDTRETCVVVVPDNNNTLTRSHQRAGDRVAPPAAGATGASSGERPCWVDAAELSAALRGCSSSSDDCSKGKLEERFSLTSYTESGFRTPLCRICFQGPEYGELLSPCRCNGSVRCTHHPCLIKWISERGSWACELCYYKYQVIAISTKNPLQWQAISLTVIEKVQIAAAILGSLFLMASISWLVWSSFSPSARWQRQDLLFQICYGMYGFMDIVCIALIVHEGPSVFRIFHRWQAVNQQWKVLNYCKSMDSEDLKKSPVDRTLSQPSPGYPTGVGVSTSTSSLMAVASAADGSTTTAVVAPAEGVGTNVDPDGGSAVPDQHCPYSILHLLSHLRQPEVRGQPSNGTRELVMRVTTV; translated from the exons ATGCTGCGCAGCCCGGGCATGCTGAAGAGCCGCTGCTGCGTCCTGCTCGGGGACCTGAGGCTGCTCCTTCTCGGGCCACCGACACCGCTGCCCCCGCTGACCCCCATGAGCGTCCAAGGCACGGACACTCGCGAAACGTGCGTCGTCGTCGTCcccgacaacaacaacacgttgACGCGGAGCCATCAGCGCGCGGGGGACCGGGTTGCCCCCCCTGCGGCGGGGGCCACGGGCGCGTCGTCCGGAGAGCGGCCGTGCTGGGTTGACGCCGCCGAGCTGTCGGCGGCCCTAcgcggctgcagcagctcctccgacGACTGCTCGAAGGGCAAACTGGAGGAGAGGTTCTCCCTCACCAGCTACACGGAAAGTGGTTTCAGGACTCCCTTGTGCAGGATCTGCTTCCAGGGACCCGAATAC GGGGAGCTCCTGAGCCCATGTCGGTGCAACGGATCGGTACGCTGCACCCACCATCCCTGCCTCATCAAATGGATCAGCGAGAGAGGCTCCTGGGCGTGTGAGCTCTGCTACTACAAATACCAGGTCATCGCCATCAGCACCAAGAACCCGCTTCAG TGGCAAGCCATCTCCTTGACCGTGATAGAGAAAGTGCAGATAGCAGCAGCCATCCTGGGCTCCCTGTTCCTCATGGCCAGTATCTCCTGGCTGGTGTGGTCGTCCTTCAGCCCGTCAGCCCGCTGGCAGAGGCAAGATCTGCTGTTCCAGATCTGCTACGGCATGTACGGCTTCATGGACATCGTCTGCATCG CACTGATTGTCCACGAGGGGCCGTCGGTGTTTCGGATATTCCACCGCTGGCAGGCCGTCAACCAGCAGTGGAAGGTCCTGAACTATTGCAAGTCGATGGACAGTGAAGACCTGAAGAAATCCCCCGTGGACAGGACTCTGTCTCAGCCCAGCCCGGGTTATCCGACCGGCGTGGGAgtgtccacctccacctcctcgctgATGGCGGTGGCCTCCGCGGCCGACGGCTCCACCACTACGGCCGTGGTGGCGCCCGCCGAGGGAGTGGGAACAAACGTGGACCCCGACGGCGGCAGCGCGGTGCCGGACCAGCACTGTCCCTACAGCATCCTCCACCTGCTCAGTCACCTCAGGCAGCCAGAGGTCCGCGGACAACCAAGCAACGGCACACGCGAGCTGGTCATGAGAGTCACTACGGTCTGA
- the smarcal1 gene encoding SWI/SNF-related matrix-associated actin-dependent regulator of chromatin subfamily A-like protein 1: MSNQLTAEQQRKIEENRQRALQRRAQRLGNTSSINTNAPVSIIRTPAQVQRSDQQRHPGALGSALPPERDVQSFKKDFTSFNNSNQGQKYKQLPGNQIKQGLLHNSASARQIQVIDPLPRAQSRHVSSPVYPVGGSFGAKPAHPEPNVTASGSGGAVGSFYKQTGKPDQRSVAQLPSNSSTLNAAPAKKPSIAVRGKCLPHAEGRFRVEVGYHVGLIAVFKSISSKNYEPATKFWNFSLEDYQQLMEEAAAIPSVSLRPLEGAEAVDAAEAPGRAHEGAALGALLKLCNGWQKPGATLQGMCVLVSPTRFEVDVGYNADVVAAFKQMPTKSYDMKTRKWSFSLGDYKRLLDLLSGIAAVEVEPLPKAVVQAFFARFDGTEARSSDVPAADLSGIDPSLTCSLMPFQRDGVNFAVSKQGRLLLADDMGLGKTVQAICIAAYYRSEWPLLVVAPSSVRFTWAEAFRRWLPSLSPDRINVVVKAKDDLRSGLVNIISYDLLSRMDKLQLGHRFNVLIMDECHFLKNMKTARCKAALPLLKAAKRVILLSGTPAMSRPSELYTQILAVRPTLFPRFHEFGMRYCGATQSTWGWDYSGSSNLGELRLLLDECLMIRRLKSDVLSQLPAKQRKVVTVTIDGGNTRVKAALSAAAKRLANGHQNKIEEKQALLVFYNHTAEAKLQAIMEYITDMLECGREKFLVFAHHKLVLDHISTELVKKNVTHIRIDGSTPSAERQQLCEKFQFSSKTCVAVLSITAANMGLTLHAADLVVFAELFWNPGILVQAEDRVHRIGQTSNVNIHYLVAKGTADDHLWPMIQEKMNILEQVGLSESNLSDKAVTASFHSRDTNQRDIMEMFQRSFTAGEDDIDEDFLLEAANDWEDTPPQNGLVDK, encoded by the exons ATGTCAAATCAGCTGACCGCAGAGCAGCAACGAAAGATCGAGGAAAACCGGCAGAGGGCTTTGCAGAGAAGAGCTCAAAGACTTGGAAATACCAGCAGCATCAACACGAACGCGCCAGTGAGCATCATCCGCACTCCTGCGCAGGTACAGCGCTCGGATCAGCAACGACACCCAGGGGCACTCGGCTCAGCTTTGCCACCAGAACGGGATGTTCAATCCTTCAAGAAGGATTTTACGAGCTTCAATAACTCTAATCAAGGACAAAAGTATAAGCAGCTGCCTGGCAACCAAATCAAACAGGGTCTTCTGCataactctgcatctgcaagaCAG ATACAAGTCATCGACCCGCTTCCTCGGGCACAAAGCCGACATGTGAGCAGTCCTGTCTATCCTGTTGGTGGAAGCTTTGGTGCCAAGCCGGCTCATCCCGAACCCAACGTCACCGCCAGCGGTTCTGGTGGTGCGGTGGGTTCATTCTACAAGCAAACCGGTAAACCTGACCAAAGGTCTGTGGCACAGCTCCCCTCCAACTCATCAACTTTGAACGCCGCACCTGCTAAGAAGCCTTCCATCGCCGTGAGAGGAAAGTGTTTACCCCACGCGGAGGGCCGCTTCCGAGTGGAGGTGGGCTACCACGTAGGCTTGATTGCTGTTTTCAAATCCATCTCCTCAAAGAACTATG AACCTGCCACAAAGTTTTGGAACTTCAGTCTGGAGGACTATCAACAGCTAA TGGAGGAAGCGGCCGCTATACCCTCCGTGTCCCTGAGGCCTCTGGAGGGAGCAGAAGCAGTGGATGCGGCCGAAGCCCCCGGCCGAGCTCACGAAGGCGCGGCGCTGGGCGCCCTGCTGAAGCTGTGCAACGGCTGGCAGAAACCCGGAGCCACTCTGCAGGGCATGTGCGTCCTGGTGTCCCCGACGCGGTTTGAGGTCGACGTCGGTTACAACGCCGATGTCGTCGCGGCATTCAAACAGATGCCGACAAAGAGCTACG ACATGAAAACGAGAAAGTGGAGCTTCTCACTGGGGGATTACAAGAGGCTCT TGGATCTCCTCAGTGGGATCGCAGCAGTGGAGGTGGAGCCTCTGCCCAAGGCTGTAGTCCAGGCCTTCTTTGCCAGGTTCGACGGGACCGAAGCCAGGTCTTCAGATGTCCCTGCGGCGGACCTCTCCGGCATCGACCCCTCGCTCACCTGCAGCCTCATGCCCTTCCAGAGGGACGGAGTCAA TTTTGCGGTGTCTAAACAAGGCCGCCTCCTCCTGGCTGATGACATGGGCCTGGGGAAGACTGTGCAGGCCATCTGTATCGCAGCCTACTACAGGAGCGAGTGGCCCTTGCTGGTGGTGGCTCCCTCCTCTGTGCGATTCACGTGGGccgag GCCTTCAGGCGCTGGCTCCCCTCCCTGAGTCCTGACCGCATCAACGTGGTGGTGAAGGCCAAAGACGATCTGCGATCTGGTTTGGTCAACATCATCAGCTACGACCTGCTGAGCAGGATGGACAAGCTGCAGCTGGGACACCGCTTCAACGTTCTCATCATG GACGAGTGTCACTTTCTGAAGAACATGAAGACTGCTCGTTGCAAAGCGGCTTTGCCGTTGTTGAAG GCTGCAAAGAGAGTGATTCTCCTGTCCGGGACTCCTGCCATGTCCAGACCCTCTGAGCTCTACACCCAGATCCTGGCGGTCAGGCCGACGCTCTTCCCTCGCTTCCATGAGTTTGGGATGCGCTACTGCGGCGCCACACAG TCCACCTGGGGGTGGGACTACTCCGGCTCCTCTAACCTCGGCGAGTTGAGGCTGTTGCTCGACGAGTGTCTGATGATACGCCGCCTCAAGTCCGACGTTCTGTCCCAGCTTCCCGCTAAGCAGCGCAAGGTTGTCACGGTGACCATAGATGGTGGCAACACCCGCGTCAAAGCTGCTCTGTCAGCTGCTGCCAAGCGGTTGGCCAACGGACACCAAAAT AAAATAGAAGAGAAACAAGCCCTCCTCGTCTTTTATAACCACACAGCGGAAGCCAAGCTGCAGGCCATCAT GGAGTACATCACCGACATGCTGGAGTGTGGGAGGGAGAAGTTCCTCGTGTTCGCCCATCATAAGCTGGTCCTGGATCACATCTCCACCGAACTGGTAAAAAAG AACGTCACCCACATCCGTATTGACGGCTCCACTCCGTCTGCTGAGCGGCAGCAGCTGTGTGAGAAGTTCCAGTTCTCGAGCAAGACCTGCGTGGCTGTGCTGTCCATCACCGCGGCTAACATGGGTCTCACCCTGCATGCTGCTGACCTGGTGGTCTTCGCTGAGCTGTTCTGGAACCCCGGG atTCTGGTTCAGGCGGAGGACAGAGTGCACCGTATTGGACAAACCAGCAATGTGAACATTCACTACCTGGTTGCCAAGGGAACCGCAGACGATCACCTGTG GCCTATGATCCAGGAGAAAATGAATATCTTGGAGCAGGTGGGCCTGTCTGAATCCAACCTCTCAGACAAAGCTGTGACCGCCAGCTTCCACTCGAGG GACACCAACCAGAGGGACATCATGGAGATGTTCCAGAGGTCTTTCACCGCAGGCGAAGACGACATTGACGAAGACTTCTTACTGGAGGCGGCAAACGACTGGGAGGACACGCCGCCTCAAAACGGCTTAGTTGACAAATGA